One stretch of Nocardia mangyaensis DNA includes these proteins:
- the rimM gene encoding ribosome maturation factor RimM (Essential for efficient processing of 16S rRNA): MELVVGRVAKSHGVRGELVVEVRTDEPELRFAPGVTLRGRMPKSASTRDYTVKSAREHSGRLLVFVDGVDDRTAADALRGLLFVVDSESLPPSEDDDAFYDHELEGLRVELTDGTVVGEVSEVLHSAAGELLSVRAADDGREILVPFVTAIVPTVSLADGLVVITPPEGLLDPE; this comes from the coding sequence ATGGAACTCGTCGTAGGTCGAGTCGCCAAGTCGCACGGCGTGCGCGGCGAACTCGTCGTCGAGGTGCGCACCGACGAACCGGAACTCCGGTTCGCCCCGGGCGTCACCCTGCGCGGTCGGATGCCGAAGTCGGCGTCGACCCGCGATTACACCGTGAAGTCGGCCCGAGAGCACTCGGGCCGACTTCTGGTGTTCGTCGACGGTGTCGACGACCGTACCGCCGCCGACGCCCTGCGCGGACTGTTGTTCGTCGTCGACAGCGAATCGCTGCCGCCGTCCGAGGATGACGACGCCTTCTACGACCACGAGCTCGAGGGCCTGCGGGTCGAGCTCACCGACGGCACCGTCGTCGGTGAGGTCAGCGAGGTGCTGCACTCGGCCGCCGGCGAGCTGCTGTCGGTGCGCGCCGCCGACGACGGCCGTGAAATTCTCGTTCCCTTCGTCACCGCCATCGTGCCGACCGTGTCGCTGGCCGATGGACTGGTGGTCATCACCCCGCCTGAGGGCCTGCTCGATCCGGAGTAA
- a CDS encoding VOC family protein has translation MTEPFQLAGLSLDCDDPESLARFYLGLLGGRVLWNDAHSVGIRIPSGLTVAAQRVEDYYPPQWPGTAAVHLDLAADADLDLCEQHALAIGAKPAPVQPDPRWRVLLDPAGHPFCITTRVTPL, from the coding sequence ATGACGGAGCCTTTTCAGTTGGCAGGCCTTTCGCTGGACTGTGACGACCCCGAGTCCCTCGCCCGCTTCTACCTCGGACTGCTCGGCGGGCGGGTGCTGTGGAACGACGCGCACAGCGTCGGGATCCGCATCCCGTCGGGCCTGACGGTCGCCGCGCAGCGGGTCGAGGACTACTACCCGCCGCAGTGGCCGGGCACCGCCGCGGTCCACCTGGATCTGGCCGCCGATGCCGATCTGGATCTGTGCGAACAGCACGCGCTGGCGATCGGCGCGAAACCCGCTCCGGTGCAACCCGATCCACGCTGGCGAGTGCTGCTCGATCCGGCCGGGCACCCGTTCTGCATCACCACCAGGGTGACGCCGCTCTGA
- a CDS encoding AMP-binding protein has product MSTDLDVRVRDLLDHYDGPEACAADLLCDRHPAERIAFTVIESDLRATELTYGALRERSARFAAALAELGIEPGDRVATLMAKSADLVVALLGIWRRGAVHVPLFTAFAAPAIEFRLTASHAKVVVADSDQAPKLGAVAGTTIIAGTGEQPGALRFDDLLAAHEPGDPRAAAVAVGGDGLLVQLFTSGTTGTPKGVPIPVRALASFHAYQEFALDVRPEDVYWNAADPGWAYGLYYAILAPLAAGVRSLLLHAGFSPSLTWEVLRRFEVSNFAAAPTVYRALRADSGPVPDGIALRRASSAGEPLTPDVVAWSRRTLGVPVRDHYGQTEHGMVICHAWHPALDVVAPLGSMGRQLPGWACTVLAEDADTEAAPGEIGRVAIDTQHSPLLWFLGYLDDAQRTANRFTADGRWYLTGDVGSRDADGLFRFSSRDDDVIIMAGYRIGPFEVESVLVLHDQVAEAAVVGMPDELRGEVLEAFVVPREGVAGSDELAAELQKLVKDKFAAHAYPRTVHFVASLPKTPSGKVQRFLLRDKETR; this is encoded by the coding sequence ATGAGTACCGACCTGGACGTGCGGGTGCGCGACCTGCTCGACCACTACGACGGACCCGAGGCCTGCGCCGCCGACCTGCTCTGCGATCGGCATCCGGCGGAGCGGATCGCGTTCACGGTGATCGAGTCCGATCTGCGCGCCACCGAGCTGACCTACGGCGCGTTGCGGGAGCGCTCGGCCCGTTTCGCCGCCGCGCTGGCCGAACTCGGGATCGAGCCCGGCGACCGGGTGGCGACGCTGATGGCGAAGTCGGCCGACCTGGTGGTCGCGCTGCTGGGTATCTGGCGGCGCGGCGCGGTGCACGTACCGCTGTTCACCGCCTTCGCCGCGCCCGCCATCGAGTTCCGGCTCACCGCCAGTCACGCGAAGGTCGTTGTCGCCGATTCCGACCAGGCGCCCAAGCTCGGCGCTGTCGCGGGCACGACCATCATCGCGGGCACTGGCGAGCAGCCCGGCGCGCTGCGTTTCGACGACCTGCTCGCCGCGCACGAGCCCGGCGACCCGCGCGCGGCGGCGGTCGCGGTCGGCGGTGACGGACTGCTGGTCCAGCTGTTCACCAGCGGCACCACCGGAACCCCCAAGGGCGTGCCGATTCCGGTGCGTGCGCTGGCGTCGTTCCACGCCTATCAGGAGTTCGCCCTGGACGTGCGTCCCGAGGACGTCTACTGGAACGCGGCCGACCCCGGCTGGGCCTACGGTCTCTACTACGCGATCCTGGCGCCCTTGGCCGCGGGTGTGCGCAGCCTTCTGCTGCACGCGGGGTTTTCCCCGTCGCTGACCTGGGAGGTACTGCGGCGTTTCGAGGTCAGCAACTTCGCCGCCGCGCCGACCGTCTACCGGGCTCTGCGCGCCGACAGCGGCCCCGTTCCCGACGGAATCGCGCTACGCCGCGCTTCCTCGGCGGGGGAGCCGCTGACACCCGACGTCGTCGCCTGGTCGAGGCGGACGCTCGGGGTGCCGGTCCGCGACCACTACGGTCAGACCGAGCACGGCATGGTCATCTGCCACGCGTGGCACCCGGCCCTCGATGTGGTCGCCCCGCTCGGTTCGATGGGCCGCCAGCTGCCCGGCTGGGCCTGCACGGTGCTGGCCGAGGACGCCGACACCGAGGCCGCGCCCGGCGAGATCGGCCGCGTCGCCATCGACACCCAGCACAGCCCGCTGCTGTGGTTCCTCGGCTATCTCGACGACGCGCAGCGCACCGCGAACCGATTCACCGCCGACGGCCGCTGGTACCTCACCGGTGATGTCGGGTCCCGCGACGCGGACGGTCTGTTCCGGTTCAGCTCCCGCGACGACGACGTGATCATCATGGCCGGCTACCGGATCGGCCCGTTCGAGGTCGAGAGCGTGCTGGTCCTGCACGACCAGGTCGCCGAAGCCGCCGTGGTCGGTATGCCCGACGAGCTGCGCGGAGAGGTGCTCGAGGCGTTCGTGGTGCCGCGCGAGGGTGTCGCAGGCAGCGACGAACTGGCCGCGGAACTGCAAAAACTGGTCAAGGACAAATTCGCCGCGCACGCCTATCCGCGCACGGTGCACTTCGTGGCGAGCCTGCCCAAGACGCCCAGCGGCAAGGTCCAGCGATTCCTGCTGCGCGACAAGGAGACCCGGTGA
- the ffh gene encoding signal recognition particle protein — MFESLSDRLTGALQDLRGKGRLSPADIDATAREIRLALLEADVALPVVRGFIANVKERAKGAEVSAALNPAQQVVKIVNEELVGILGGETRRLNLAKNPPTVIMLAGLQGAGKTTLAGKLAKWLRDQGHQPLLVACDLQRPGAVTQLQVVGERAGVPVFAPHPGTSVGGGENPLGITAADPVAVASAGIEEAKAKQYDVVIVDTAGRLGIDAELMRQAAGIRDAVQPDETLFVLDAMIGQDAVSTAEAFRDGVGFTGVVLTKLDGDARGGAALSVRNVTGSPIMFASTGEKLEDFDVFHPDRMASRILGMGDVLTLIEQAEQVYDAQQAEETARKIGSGELTLEDFLDQMLAIRKMGPIGNLLGMLPGAGQMKDALAAVDDKQLDRVQAIIRGMTPAERDNPKIINASRRLRIANGSGVQVSEVNQLVDRFFDAKKMMAQMGRQMGLPGSSSRRNTKKGKKGKKGGRGPTPPKVRGGFPGMPAGMPGLPAGMDLSNMPPGLDKLPPGLDGIDLSQLKFPKQ; from the coding sequence GTGTTCGAATCCCTGTCCGACCGGCTTACCGGTGCCCTGCAGGATCTGCGCGGTAAGGGGCGTCTGTCACCGGCCGACATCGACGCCACCGCGCGCGAGATCCGCCTCGCTCTCCTCGAAGCCGACGTCGCGCTGCCGGTGGTGCGCGGTTTCATCGCCAACGTCAAGGAGCGCGCCAAGGGCGCCGAGGTCTCCGCGGCGCTCAACCCCGCCCAGCAGGTCGTCAAGATCGTCAACGAGGAACTCGTCGGCATCCTCGGCGGCGAGACCCGCAGGCTCAACCTCGCCAAGAACCCGCCGACGGTCATCATGCTGGCCGGTCTGCAGGGTGCGGGTAAGACCACCCTCGCGGGCAAGCTGGCCAAATGGCTGCGCGACCAGGGGCATCAGCCGCTGCTGGTCGCCTGTGACCTCCAGCGTCCCGGCGCCGTCACCCAGCTGCAGGTCGTCGGTGAGCGCGCGGGCGTGCCCGTGTTCGCCCCGCACCCCGGCACCTCTGTCGGCGGCGGCGAGAACCCGCTGGGCATCACCGCGGCCGATCCGGTCGCGGTGGCCTCCGCCGGTATCGAAGAAGCCAAGGCCAAGCAGTACGACGTGGTCATCGTCGACACCGCCGGCCGCCTCGGCATCGACGCCGAGCTCATGCGCCAGGCCGCGGGCATTCGCGATGCCGTGCAGCCCGACGAGACGCTGTTCGTCCTCGACGCGATGATCGGCCAGGACGCGGTCAGCACCGCCGAGGCCTTCCGCGACGGCGTCGGCTTCACCGGTGTCGTGCTCACCAAGCTCGACGGTGACGCCCGCGGTGGTGCCGCGCTGTCGGTGCGCAATGTCACCGGTTCGCCGATCATGTTCGCCTCCACCGGCGAGAAGCTCGAGGACTTCGACGTCTTCCATCCCGACCGGATGGCCTCGCGCATCCTCGGCATGGGCGATGTGCTCACCCTCATCGAGCAGGCCGAGCAGGTCTACGACGCCCAGCAGGCCGAGGAGACCGCCCGCAAGATCGGCAGCGGCGAGCTCACCCTCGAGGACTTCCTCGACCAGATGCTGGCCATCCGCAAGATGGGCCCGATCGGCAACCTGCTCGGCATGCTGCCGGGCGCCGGTCAGATGAAGGACGCGCTGGCCGCGGTCGACGACAAGCAGCTCGACCGGGTGCAGGCCATCATCCGCGGCATGACCCCCGCCGAACGCGACAACCCGAAGATCATCAACGCCTCCCGCCGCCTGCGCATCGCCAACGGCTCCGGCGTGCAGGTCTCGGAGGTCAACCAGCTCGTCGACCGGTTCTTCGACGCCAAGAAGATGATGGCGCAGATGGGACGGCAGATGGGGCTGCCGGGGTCGTCCTCGCGTCGGAACACGAAGAAGGGCAAGAAGGGCAAGAAGGGTGGCCGCGGGCCCACGCCGCCGAAGGTGCGCGGTGGGTTCCCGGGGATGCCCGCGGGGATGCCGGGATTGCCTGCCGGGATGGACCTGTCGAACATGCCGCCCGGGCTCGACAAGCTCCCGCCGGGGCTCGACGGGATCGATCTGTCACAGCTGAAGTTCCCGAAGCAATAG
- the rpsP gene encoding 30S ribosomal protein S16: MAVRIKLTRLGKIRTPQYRVVIADARTRRDGRAIEAIGKYHPKEEPSLIEIDSERVQYWLGVGAQPTESVQRLLEITGDWQKFKGLPGTEGTLKVKAPKASKLDLFNAALAAADNEPVAEAVTPKKKAAKKDEAAAEAPAAEAAE; the protein is encoded by the coding sequence ATGGCTGTTCGCATCAAGCTCACCCGCCTGGGCAAGATCCGCACCCCGCAGTACCGCGTCGTGATCGCCGACGCGCGCACCCGTCGTGACGGCCGGGCCATCGAGGCCATCGGCAAGTACCACCCGAAGGAAGAGCCCTCGCTGATCGAGATCGATTCCGAGCGCGTGCAGTACTGGCTGGGTGTCGGCGCGCAGCCGACCGAGTCGGTGCAGCGTCTGCTGGAGATCACCGGCGACTGGCAGAAGTTCAAGGGCCTGCCGGGCACCGAGGGCACCCTGAAGGTCAAGGCCCCGAAGGCGTCCAAGCTGGACCTGTTCAACGCCGCGCTGGCCGCCGCCGACAACGAGCCCGTCGCCGAGGCCGTCACCCCGAAGAAGAAGGCCGCCAAGAAGGACGAGGCCGCCGCCGAGGCGCCCGCCGCCGAGGCTGCCGAGTAA
- a CDS encoding nuclear transport factor 2 family protein gives MPLDQTARDLLAAVHASPRAVAAHDKTAWVALFAENAAVHDPYGSHAHIGTEAIGRFYNVFIGPNAITFDVDRDLVGGHSVVRDLRIAITMSTGATVTVPMHLRYDLAETEDGWRIIRLAAHWELAAMIARLLRVGPSGVLAGTKLGPQLVGELGVGGAMGMMRALRGVGGGGKRVTRRLFEAAAAGDASGVQALLAADAVVESPTGAPIAVAEFVDQARNMEWGKLIAAGRTVSASVRIGASHGVAFVEFAARQPRVTGVTVFLDGATPSGA, from the coding sequence ATGCCGCTGGACCAGACCGCTCGAGACCTGTTGGCGGCCGTGCACGCCTCACCGCGCGCCGTGGCGGCGCACGACAAGACGGCCTGGGTCGCGCTGTTCGCCGAGAACGCGGCGGTGCACGATCCCTACGGCTCGCACGCGCACATCGGCACCGAGGCCATCGGGCGGTTCTACAACGTCTTCATCGGGCCGAACGCCATCACCTTCGATGTCGACCGCGATCTCGTCGGTGGCCACTCGGTGGTTCGGGACCTGCGTATCGCGATCACGATGTCCACCGGCGCCACCGTCACGGTGCCGATGCACCTGCGCTACGACCTGGCCGAGACCGAGGACGGCTGGCGAATCATCCGGCTCGCCGCGCACTGGGAACTGGCGGCGATGATCGCGCGTCTGCTGCGGGTGGGGCCTTCCGGTGTGCTGGCGGGAACGAAGCTCGGGCCGCAGCTCGTCGGCGAGCTGGGCGTGGGCGGCGCGATGGGGATGATGCGGGCACTGCGCGGTGTGGGTGGGGGCGGCAAGCGCGTGACCCGTCGGCTGTTCGAGGCGGCCGCCGCGGGTGATGCGAGCGGTGTCCAGGCGTTGCTCGCGGCCGATGCGGTGGTGGAATCGCCCACCGGAGCGCCGATCGCGGTGGCCGAGTTCGTCGACCAGGCCCGGAACATGGAGTGGGGCAAGCTGATCGCCGCCGGTCGCACGGTCAGCGCGAGCGTGCGGATCGGCGCCTCGCATGGCGTCGCCTTCGTCGAGTTCGCGGCGAGGCAGCCGCGCGTCACCGGCGTCACGGTCTTCCTCGACGGAGCAACTCCATCCGGCGCCTGA
- the trmD gene encoding tRNA (guanosine(37)-N1)-methyltransferase TrmD: MQLDVVTIFPEYLEPLRTALLGKAVDKGLISIGVHDLRQWTHDVHKSVDDSPYGGGPGMVMKPTVWGDALDEVCPDDALLVVPTPAGVPFTQATAQRWATEQHLVFACGRYEGIDQRVVDDAARRVRVEEVSIGDYVLIGGEAAVLVMTEAVVRLIPGVLGNQQSHQEDSFSVGAQGREGLGLLEGPSYTRPVSWRGLDVPPILLSGDHAKVAAWRHEQSLERTRARRPDLLPEQ; this comes from the coding sequence GTGCAACTCGATGTCGTCACGATCTTCCCGGAGTACCTGGAGCCGCTGCGCACCGCGCTGCTCGGCAAGGCCGTCGACAAGGGCCTGATCTCGATCGGCGTGCACGATCTGCGTCAGTGGACCCACGACGTGCACAAGTCGGTCGACGACTCGCCCTACGGCGGCGGTCCGGGCATGGTCATGAAACCCACCGTCTGGGGCGATGCCCTCGACGAGGTGTGCCCCGACGACGCCCTGCTCGTCGTCCCCACGCCCGCGGGCGTGCCGTTCACCCAGGCCACCGCGCAGCGCTGGGCCACCGAGCAGCACCTGGTCTTCGCCTGCGGTCGCTACGAGGGCATCGACCAGCGCGTCGTCGACGACGCCGCCCGCCGGGTCCGCGTCGAAGAGGTGAGCATCGGCGATTATGTGCTCATCGGCGGCGAGGCCGCGGTCCTGGTGATGACCGAGGCCGTGGTGCGGCTGATTCCCGGTGTGCTCGGCAATCAGCAATCACATCAAGAGGATTCGTTCTCCGTGGGGGCGCAGGGGCGGGAGGGTCTGGGCCTGCTGGAAGGTCCCAGTTACACCCGTCCGGTGTCCTGGCGCGGCCTGGACGTGCCGCCGATCCTGCTCTCGGGCGACCACGCCAAGGTCGCCGCCTGGCGCCATGAGCAGTCCCTGGAACGGACCCGCGCACGCAGACCCGATCTGCTGCCGGAGCAGTGA
- a CDS encoding helix-turn-helix transcriptional regulator, whose protein sequence is MTSLLRPRDGDALRAEIRWVARRASVPVVFGGSVADDTLLLTEFVGTLTNGLRGLSVLRTSGLGGQAMEYGRPTSVADYQGASTITHHYDAQVVGEGLRSVIAVPVVVAEQPRAVLYAATRGVGPLGDRTAEVVLQAGRRLAAEIAVRDEVDRRIRLLELATPTSATTPAVAEELREIHAELRVLATATGDRGLRDRLSGVCDRLTGVLSGEPGGAAPRLSRRELDVLAQIALGCTNQEAARRLSLGAETVKSYLRQAMTKLDAGTRHEAVALARRHGLLP, encoded by the coding sequence ATGACCTCCCTGTTGCGCCCGCGCGACGGCGACGCACTACGCGCCGAGATCCGCTGGGTCGCGCGTCGGGCGAGCGTGCCCGTGGTGTTCGGCGGGTCGGTCGCCGACGACACCTTGCTGCTCACCGAATTCGTCGGCACCCTGACCAACGGGCTGCGCGGACTGTCGGTCCTGCGCACCTCCGGTCTGGGCGGCCAGGCGATGGAGTACGGCAGGCCCACGTCGGTGGCCGACTACCAGGGTGCGTCGACCATCACCCACCACTACGACGCGCAGGTTGTCGGCGAGGGCCTGCGTTCGGTGATCGCCGTGCCGGTCGTGGTCGCCGAACAGCCGCGCGCCGTGCTCTACGCGGCGACCAGGGGTGTGGGCCCGCTCGGTGACCGCACCGCCGAGGTCGTCCTGCAGGCCGGTCGGCGCCTGGCTGCCGAGATCGCGGTCCGAGACGAGGTGGACCGCCGGATCAGGCTGCTCGAACTCGCGACGCCGACCTCGGCCACCACTCCCGCGGTGGCCGAGGAACTGCGGGAGATCCACGCCGAACTACGTGTCCTGGCGACCGCGACAGGCGACCGGGGGCTGCGCGACCGCCTGTCCGGCGTCTGCGACCGGCTGACCGGCGTGCTGTCGGGCGAGCCCGGCGGCGCAGCGCCCCGGTTGTCTCGCCGCGAGCTCGACGTACTCGCCCAGATCGCCCTCGGGTGCACCAATCAGGAAGCGGCGCGGCGGCTCTCGCTCGGTGCGGAGACGGTGAAGAGCTATCTCCGGCAGGCGATGACCAAGCTCGATGCCGGCACTCGCCACGAGGCGGTGGCGCTGGCCCGGCGGCACGGCTTGCTACCTTGA
- a CDS encoding methyltransferase — translation MDWYTGNTAYDTVLTIAFAFAAFVIVGGLFAQSPYGRFTSTAVGFNLNPKLGWWLMELPATVVFALFFFTGPDRFEPVPLVLAAIWLLHYGNRGWFFPLSLRQVPGKKSSFNISVVAAGVFVTALHGYLNGAFFSHDYKNQYSTAWLTDPRFLIGLVVYLSGFALLVRSEAIVRNLRDKNNPGAAEYRVPHGGGFRYVSSPAYLGELIAWAGFALLTWSLAGVAIFLITAGNLIPRAFATHRWYKEKFADYPTNRKALIPGVI, via the coding sequence ATGGACTGGTACACCGGGAACACCGCTTACGACACCGTGCTCACGATCGCCTTCGCCTTCGCGGCGTTCGTGATCGTCGGCGGGTTGTTCGCGCAGAGTCCCTACGGCCGCTTCACCTCGACCGCGGTCGGCTTCAATCTCAATCCGAAGCTGGGCTGGTGGCTGATGGAGTTGCCCGCCACCGTGGTGTTCGCGCTGTTCTTCTTCACCGGCCCGGACCGATTCGAGCCGGTGCCACTGGTCCTGGCGGCGATCTGGCTGCTGCACTACGGCAACCGCGGCTGGTTCTTCCCGCTCTCCCTCCGGCAGGTGCCGGGCAAGAAGAGCAGTTTCAACATCTCGGTCGTGGCGGCCGGGGTGTTCGTGACCGCGCTGCACGGCTATCTCAACGGCGCGTTCTTCAGTCACGACTACAAGAATCAGTACAGCACCGCCTGGCTCACCGACCCGCGCTTCCTGATCGGCCTGGTCGTGTACCTGAGCGGTTTCGCACTGCTGGTGCGCTCGGAGGCGATCGTGCGCAACCTGCGCGACAAGAACAACCCCGGCGCCGCCGAGTACCGCGTTCCCCACGGTGGTGGCTTCCGCTACGTCAGCAGTCCCGCCTACCTCGGCGAACTGATCGCCTGGGCCGGCTTCGCCCTGCTCACCTGGTCACTGGCCGGCGTCGCGATCTTCCTGATCACCGCGGGCAACCTGATCCCCCGCGCCTTCGCCACCCACCGCTGGTACAAGGAAAAGTTCGCCGACTACCCGACAAACCGAAAAGCCCTGATCCCCGGCGTGATCTGA
- a CDS encoding amidohydrolase family protein, translating to MHLRGVVLPDDRERDLWVVDGVVTFEPVAGAETLCRTGWIVPGLVDAHCHVGIRYGGGDETREGAIEQAETERDAGALLLRDAGSPIDTRFLDSRADLPRIIRAGRHIARPKRYIRELGIELDDERDLPEIVAEQARFGDGWVKIVGDWIDRSVGDLRPLWSDDILKQAIDAAHANGARVTAHVFGEDALPGLIDAGIDCIEHGTGLTDDTIALMAANGTALVPTLINIDTFPGIADSATKFPVYAAHMRDLHHRVRDTVGKANEAGVAIYAGTDAGGSIRHGRIADEITALTGAGLTPHAALGAASWNARTWLGRESVVEGAPADFVIYAEDPRINLAALMDPQWVVLRGMVVETPNPVTGHR from the coding sequence GTGCATCTGCGTGGTGTGGTTCTCCCCGATGACCGGGAGCGCGATCTCTGGGTCGTCGACGGTGTCGTCACCTTCGAGCCGGTGGCGGGGGCCGAAACCCTGTGCCGCACCGGGTGGATCGTGCCCGGCCTGGTCGACGCCCACTGTCATGTCGGCATCCGGTACGGCGGTGGCGACGAGACCCGCGAGGGCGCGATCGAGCAGGCCGAGACCGAACGCGACGCGGGCGCGCTGCTGCTGCGCGACGCGGGCTCGCCCATCGACACCCGCTTCCTCGATTCCCGCGCCGACCTCCCGCGCATCATCCGCGCGGGCCGCCACATCGCCCGCCCCAAGCGCTACATTCGCGAACTCGGCATCGAACTCGACGACGAACGCGACCTGCCCGAGATCGTCGCCGAACAGGCCCGCTTCGGCGACGGCTGGGTGAAGATCGTCGGCGACTGGATCGACCGCTCCGTCGGCGACCTGCGCCCGCTGTGGAGCGACGACATCCTGAAACAGGCCATCGACGCCGCCCATGCCAACGGCGCCCGCGTCACCGCCCACGTCTTCGGCGAAGATGCCCTCCCCGGTCTGATCGACGCGGGCATCGACTGCATCGAACACGGCACCGGCCTCACCGACGACACCATCGCCCTGATGGCCGCCAACGGCACCGCACTGGTCCCCACCCTGATCAACATCGACACCTTCCCCGGCATCGCCGACAGCGCCACCAAGTTCCCCGTCTACGCCGCTCACATGCGCGACCTGCACCACCGCGTCCGCGACACCGTCGGCAAGGCGAACGAGGCAGGAGTCGCCATCTACGCGGGTACCGACGCGGGCGGCTCCATCCGCCACGGCCGCATCGCCGACGAGATCACCGCCCTCACCGGCGCGGGCCTCACCCCCCACGCCGCCCTCGGCGCCGCCTCCTGGAACGCCCGCACCTGGCTGGGCCGCGAATCCGTCGTCGAGGGCGCCCCCGCCGACTTCGTCATCTACGCCGAAGACCCCCGCATCAACCTCGCAGCCCTGATGGACCCGCAGTGGGTCGTCCTGCGCGGAATGGTCGTCGAAACCCCGAATCCGGTCACGGGCCACCGCTGA
- a CDS encoding RNA-binding protein — protein sequence MTAVVADAVEHLVRGIVANPDDVRVELITGRRGRTVEVHVHPEDLGKVIGRGGRTATALRTLVAGIGGRGIRVDVVDTDA from the coding sequence ATGACCGCAGTTGTTGCCGATGCCGTCGAACATCTCGTTCGCGGCATCGTCGCCAACCCCGATGACGTCCGTGTCGAGCTGATCACCGGCCGCCGCGGACGCACGGTCGAGGTGCACGTCCATCCTGAAGACCTGGGCAAGGTGATCGGGCGCGGTGGTCGTACCGCGACCGCCCTGCGCACCCTCGTCGCCGGTATCGGCGGCCGGGGCATCCGGGTCGACGTGGTCGACACCGACGCCTAG
- a CDS encoding Uma2 family endonuclease, whose product MRTGVIPDISVVAGGIGHVSFVAEDVPLAVEVWSPGNSREERDTKIAAYASARIPNLWIVELPIGKPARFWGYALGETGYRQEVYADSGETVKAAGPVPVAIDTSQLR is encoded by the coding sequence CTGCGCACCGGTGTGATTCCTGACATCTCGGTGGTGGCCGGAGGGATCGGTCATGTGAGTTTCGTGGCCGAGGACGTACCGCTTGCTGTCGAGGTCTGGTCACCCGGAAACTCTCGTGAAGAGCGGGACACCAAGATCGCGGCCTACGCTTCGGCCAGGATTCCGAATCTCTGGATTGTCGAGTTGCCGATAGGGAAACCGGCTCGATTCTGGGGTTACGCGCTTGGCGAGACCGGCTACCGGCAGGAGGTCTACGCCGACAGCGGGGAAACGGTGAAGGCAGCCGGCCCGGTGCCGGTCGCCATCGACACCTCGCAGTTGCGGTGA